In Neisseria animalis, a single window of DNA contains:
- the atpG gene encoding F0F1 ATP synthase subunit gamma: MAVGKEILTKIRSVQNTQKITKAMQMVSTSKMRKTQERMRLARPYAEKVRLVMSHLAQTHTDHGIKLLEPHREVRRAGFILITSDKGLCGGLNANVLKKFLAQVQEYQEQGVQVEIVCLGSKGLAACQSIGLNVVASVTNLGDTPKMEMLVGPLTEIFQRYGKHELDVIHLVYSGFVNTMRQEPRMEVLLPIGQNVIDEVNGDSDMNWEYRYEPSPVAVLEYLVRRYLESVVYQALADNMASEQAARMVAMKAATDNAGNAIKELRLVYNKSRQAAITTELSEIVAGAAAV; the protein is encoded by the coding sequence ATGGCAGTAGGGAAAGAGATTCTCACCAAAATCCGTAGTGTTCAAAATACGCAAAAGATCACTAAAGCGATGCAGATGGTGTCGACCTCTAAAATGCGGAAGACTCAGGAGCGGATGCGTTTGGCGCGTCCATACGCCGAAAAAGTACGTTTGGTTATGAGCCATCTGGCACAAACACATACTGACCACGGTATCAAACTGCTCGAGCCGCACCGTGAGGTGCGTCGGGCAGGCTTTATCCTGATTACCTCGGATAAGGGTTTGTGTGGTGGCTTGAATGCCAACGTATTGAAGAAATTTTTGGCGCAAGTTCAAGAGTACCAGGAACAAGGCGTTCAAGTCGAAATAGTATGCCTGGGCAGCAAAGGTTTGGCTGCGTGCCAAAGCATTGGTCTGAATGTGGTTGCCAGCGTAACCAATTTGGGTGATACCCCGAAAATGGAAATGCTGGTCGGACCGCTGACCGAGATTTTCCAACGCTACGGAAAGCATGAACTAGATGTGATTCACTTGGTGTATTCGGGATTTGTCAATACCATGCGCCAAGAACCGCGTATGGAAGTGCTGCTGCCTATTGGTCAAAATGTAATTGACGAGGTAAACGGAGACTCCGATATGAATTGGGAGTACCGTTATGAGCCAAGTCCTGTCGCCGTATTGGAATATCTGGTTCGCCGCTATTTGGAATCTGTGGTTTATCAAGCATTAGCCGATAACATGGCATCAGAACAAGCCGCGCGTATGGTAGCGATGAAGGCCGCTACTGACAATGCCGGCAATGCCATCAAAGAGCTGCGTTTGGTATATAACAAATCGCGTCAAGCTGCGATTACCACAGAATTGTCAGAAATTGTTGCAGGTGCAGCGGCCGTTTAA
- the atpA gene encoding F0F1 ATP synthase subunit alpha, which translates to MQLNPAEISDLIKAKIENLSVNAEVRTQGTVISVTDGIVRIHGLSDAMQGEMLEFPGNTFGLAMNLERDSVGAVVLGEYEHIKEGDTVTCTGRILEVPVGRELVGRVVDALGRPIDGKGPINAGKTAPIEKIAPGVIARKSVDQPMQTGIKAIDSMVPVGRGQRELIIGDRQTGKTAVALDAIVNQKGTGVICIYVAVGQKASSIANVVRKLEEYGAMEHTIVVAATASEAAALQYIAPYAGCTMGEFFRDRGEDALIVYDDLSKQAVAYRQISLLLRRPPGREAYPGDVFYLHSRLLERAARINEDEVEKLTNGEVKGKTGSLTALPIIETQAGDVSAFVPTNVISITDGQIFLETDLFNAGIRPAINAGISVSRVGGAAQTKVIKKLGGGIRLALAQYRELAAFSQFASDLDEATRKQLQHGEVVTELMKQKQFSTLNTAEMALTLWAINNGSYEDVPVSKALAFEAEFLSYVRTQQPAVLEAINASGAMSDESEKALAEAMKSFKSSYAYQA; encoded by the coding sequence ATGCAGCTTAATCCTGCTGAAATTAGCGATTTGATTAAAGCCAAAATCGAAAATCTGTCTGTCAATGCAGAGGTGCGTACACAAGGTACGGTTATCTCCGTAACAGACGGCATTGTGCGTATTCATGGCTTGTCAGACGCAATGCAAGGTGAGATGCTCGAATTCCCCGGTAACACTTTCGGCTTGGCGATGAACTTGGAGCGAGACTCCGTTGGTGCCGTGGTGTTGGGCGAATACGAACACATCAAGGAAGGTGATACGGTTACCTGTACCGGCCGTATCTTGGAAGTGCCGGTCGGCCGTGAATTGGTTGGCCGCGTAGTAGATGCCTTGGGTCGTCCGATTGACGGAAAAGGCCCGATTAATGCCGGCAAAACCGCTCCGATTGAAAAAATTGCTCCGGGTGTGATTGCCCGTAAATCGGTTGACCAACCGATGCAGACCGGTATCAAGGCAATCGACTCTATGGTTCCTGTCGGCCGTGGTCAGCGTGAGCTGATTATTGGTGACCGTCAAACCGGTAAGACAGCAGTGGCGTTGGACGCTATTGTCAACCAAAAAGGTACTGGCGTAATTTGTATTTATGTTGCAGTCGGCCAAAAAGCCTCTTCTATTGCCAATGTAGTACGCAAATTGGAAGAGTATGGCGCAATGGAGCATACTATCGTTGTTGCCGCAACGGCTTCGGAAGCTGCTGCGCTGCAATATATCGCTCCTTATGCCGGTTGTACCATGGGTGAGTTTTTCCGCGACCGCGGTGAAGATGCATTGATTGTTTACGACGACTTGTCCAAACAAGCCGTAGCTTACCGTCAGATTTCTTTGCTGCTGCGCCGTCCGCCGGGTCGTGAAGCCTACCCGGGCGATGTGTTCTATCTGCACTCCCGTTTGCTGGAACGTGCAGCACGCATCAATGAAGACGAAGTAGAAAAACTGACCAACGGTGAAGTAAAAGGTAAAACCGGTTCACTGACCGCGTTGCCGATTATTGAAACTCAGGCAGGTGACGTTTCTGCGTTTGTACCGACCAACGTAATCTCGATTACAGACGGCCAGATTTTCTTGGAAACCGACTTGTTTAACGCCGGTATCCGCCCTGCAATCAATGCGGGTATTTCCGTATCGCGCGTAGGTGGTGCGGCACAAACCAAAGTCATCAAAAAACTGGGTGGCGGTATCCGTTTGGCCTTGGCACAATATCGCGAATTGGCTGCCTTCTCGCAATTTGCTTCCGACTTGGACGAAGCAACACGCAAGCAGTTGCAGCATGGTGAAGTGGTTACCGAATTGATGAAGCAAAAACAATTCAGTACCTTGAATACTGCTGAAATGGCATTGACTCTGTGGGCGATCAACAACGGTTCTTATGAAGATGTTCCGGTTTCCAAAGCATTGGCTTTTGAGGCGGAATTCTTGAGCTATGTCCGCACTCAGCAGCCCGCTGTTTTGGAAGCAATCAATGCTTCAGGAGCGATGTCTGATGAAAGCGAGAAAGCATTAGCCGAAGCCATGAAGTCTTTCAAATCTTCTTATGCTTACCAAGCATAA
- a CDS encoding F0F1 ATP synthase subunit delta, which yields MAEFATIARPYAKALFGVAQEKNQIKSWLGGLKELAAVMQDPKVRALVEQPETDASEKAKALAALVGLEQGELTNFVTVLAEQKRLSVLPEIYVQYQDLALALNNTKSAVIYSAYALTPQQLEEVTATLKERFDSDLAVTTQVDPELIGGLKVEVGDQVWDLSVQAKLNALYTTMTN from the coding sequence ATGGCAGAGTTCGCAACGATTGCCAGACCTTATGCGAAAGCATTATTCGGTGTGGCACAGGAAAAAAACCAAATCAAGTCTTGGTTGGGCGGACTGAAAGAGCTGGCAGCAGTAATGCAAGACCCTAAAGTGCGTGCGCTGGTTGAGCAGCCTGAAACCGATGCTTCCGAAAAAGCGAAGGCATTGGCTGCTTTGGTCGGCTTGGAACAGGGCGAGTTGACAAATTTTGTCACCGTTTTGGCCGAGCAGAAGCGTTTGTCTGTTTTGCCGGAAATTTATGTGCAATATCAAGACTTGGCCTTGGCACTCAATAATACCAAATCCGCTGTAATTTATAGTGCATACGCATTGACTCCCCAGCAGTTGGAGGAAGTAACTGCAACACTTAAAGAGCGTTTCGACAGTGATTTGGCAGTAACCACGCAAGTTGATCCTGAATTGATAGGAGGCTTGAAAGTGGAAGTGGGTGATCAGGTTTGGGATTTGTCTGTACAGGCAAAATTGAATGCCCTGTACACGACTATGACGAATTAG